One window of the Nothobranchius furzeri strain GRZ-AD chromosome 3, NfurGRZ-RIMD1, whole genome shotgun sequence genome contains the following:
- the LOC107385184 gene encoding SLIT-ROBO Rho GTPase-activating protein 3 isoform X3: protein MSSQAKVKKDKEIIAEYETQVKEIRNQLVEQFRCLEQQSESRLQLLQDLQEFFRRKAELQLEFSRGLDKLAERYSAKIRTSREHQHFKKDQNLLSTVNCWYLVLDQTRRESRDHATLSDIYNNNVIVRLAHVGEDVIRLFKKSKDIGVQMHEELVKVTNELYTVMKTYHMYHSESLSAESKLKEAEKQEEKHIGKSNDISTSLLRYAHDERPQRRSSVKKMEKMKEKRQAKYFENKLKCTKARNDYLLNLAATNALVAKYYIHDVSDMIDCCDLGYHASLARTMRTYLSAEYSLETSRHEGLDLLEGAVDAMDIRGDKLKFMDTHSQIFCPPARFDYQPHVGDEVCQLSAQQPIQTELLMRHHQLQSRLATLKIENEEVKKTLDATMQTLQDMLTVEDVDVSEAFQHSQSTESVKSASSDSYMSKANIAKRRANHQETEGFYFTKYKEYLNGSNLIVKLQAKHDLLKQTLGEGERAEYGTTRGRRNVRARTQDSAQPIPVVVESCVRYINLYGLQQQGIFRVPGSQVEVNDIKNAFERGEDPLVDDQTDHDINSVAGVLKLYFRGLENPLFPKERFFEFMSTTKVDSDAERARHLQQIIVKCPRPVIVVMRYLFAFLNHLSQYSDENMMDPYNLAICFGPTLMPIPDDQDPVACQAHVNEIIKTVIIHNEAIFPSQRELEGPVYEKCMAGGEEYCESPHSEPGTLDEIDNGTGPNTSDEEFEPIEAIAKFDYVGRSPRELSFKKGASLLLYLRASEDWWEGRHNGVDGLIPHQYIVVQDMDDAFTDNVQKTDGEAYSGPYHNYRVSSRNEHQSPCEHAPENRFGVALGRVRVRSDGADVPRQRNGADNLSPSRLADQPPRVMPRPCSPHKLVVSRVHTDSPEKRRLTTFGSAGCINQPDRKAFVDSHSQRSSPSTTRHASLGDHKGLETDALAEDIEKTMNTALHELRELERQNVAKHAPDVVLDTLETLKQPGGAHDVSASPLHTMVIRDPDAAQRRSSSTSSSETMTTFKPALSVRRPSAPLRPPPVRPVRPAPVIGLGQGPHRSSSSGSSGLGSPGITPTERVFPKAPSPSPSTSSSSSDKQGHM from the exons AAAagaccagaatctcctctccaCTGTGAACTGCTGGTATTTGGTTTTGGACCAGACCCGACGGGAGAGCAGGGACCACGCCACTCTCAGTGACATCTACAACAACAACGTCATTGTCCGGTTGGCGCACGTGGGCGAGGATGTCATCAGACTTTTTAAAAAG AGTAAAGACATCGGGGTGCAGATGCACGAAGAgcttgttaaagtcaccaacgagCTCTACACG GTAATGAAGACTTACCACATGTACCACAGTGAGAGTCTGAGTGCTGAGAGCAAACTGAAAGAAGCAGAGAAGCAGGAAGAGAAGCACATCGGGAAGAGTAACGACATCAGCACCAGCCTGCTGCGCTACGCTCACGACGAACGTCCTCAGAGGCGCAGTTCTGTTAAGAAAATGGAGAAAATGAAGGAGAAG AGACAAGCCAAGTACTTTGAAAACAAGCTGAAATGCACAAAAGCTCGGAACGACTATCTCCTCAATCTTGCAGCTACCAATGCTCTAGTGGCCAAGTACTACATCCACGATGTCTCAGACATGATAGAT TGTTGTGACCTAGGATACCATGCAAGCTTGGCGCGTACCATGAGGACCTACCTATCTGCTGAATACAGCCTGGAAACATCTCGCCACGAGGGTCTGGATTTACTGGAGGGTGCAGTAGATGCAATGGACATTCGAGGAGACAAGCTGAAGTTTATGGACACGCACAGTCAGATCTTCTGTCCTCCAGCACGCTTTGACTATCAGCCACATGTGGGCGATGAA GTGTGTCAGTTGAGCGCGCAGCAGCCAATTCAGACTGAGCTCCTGATGCGTCACCACCAGCTGCAGTCTCGCCTTGCCACTCTGAAGATAGAAAATGAAGAG GTAAAGAAGACTCTTGATGCCACCATGCAGACGCTTCAGGACATGCTCACTGTAGAGGATGTTGATGTTTCTGAGGCCTTCCAGCACAGCCAATCAACAGAGTCTGTCAAATCGGCTTCCTCTGACTCATACATGAGCAAGGCAAACATTGCTAAAAGGAGAGCCAATCACCAAGAGACTGAGGGCTTTTACTTTACA aaATATAAGGAGTACTTGAATGGCAGCAATCTCATTGTGAAGCTGCAGGCGAAGCATGACCTCCTAAAGCAAACGTTAGGGGAAG gaGAGAGGGCTGAATATGGAACAACAAG AGGACGACGGAATGTCCGTGCCCGCACTCAG GATTCTGCTCAGCCTATACCTGTGGTGGTTGAAAGCTGTGTTCGGTACATCAATCTGTACG GTCTTCAGCAGCAGGGTATATTCCGCGTTCCAGGATCTCAGGTCGAAGTCAATGACATTAAGAATGCATTTGAAAGAG GAGAGGATCCGCTGGTGGACGATCAGACGGATCATGACATCAACTCTGTGGCGGGCGTTCTCAAGCTCTACTTCCGCGGCCTGGAAAACCCGTTGTTCCCCAAAGAGCGTTTTTTCGAATTCATGTCCACCACCA AAGTTGACTCCGATGCAGAAAGAGCTCGTCACCTTCAGCAGATAATTGTGAAATGTCCGCGGCCTGTGATTGTTGTCATGAGATACTTGTTTGCATTTCTGAACCA TCTTTCCCAGTACAGCGATGAGAACATGATGGACCCCTACAACTTAGCGATCTGCTTTGGCCCCACGCTGATGCCCATACCGGATGACCAGGACCCCGTAGCCTGCCAAGCGCACGTTAATGAGATTATTAAGACAGTTATCATCCACAATGAGGCTATCTTCCCAAGCCAGAGAGAGTTAGAGGGACCAGTGTATGAAAAGTGCATGGCTGGAGGGGAAGAGTACTG TGAAAGCCCTCACAGTGAGCCGGGAACCCTTGACGAGATCGACAATGGGACTGGACCAAACACGAGTGATGAAG AGTTTGAGCCGATTGAGGCCATAGCTAAGTTTGACTACGTGGGCCGGAGTCCAAGAGAGCTGTCCTTTAAGAAGGGAGCGTCTTTGCTGCTGTACCTGCGAGCGTCTGAGGACTGGTGGGAGGGTCGACACAACGGGGTGGACGGGCTGATCCCACATCAGTACATTGTAGTGCAGGACAT GGATGATGCGTTCACTGACAACGTTCAGAAGACTGACGGTGAGGCCTACAGCGGACCATATCACAATTACCGGGTCTCCTCTAGAAATGAGCATCAGTCCCCTTGCGAGCATGCACCTGAGAATCGTTTCGGAGTTGCTTTGGGAAG GGTGAGAGTCCGATCAGATGGAGCTGACGTCCCTCGTCAAAGGAATGGTGCAGACAATCTCAGCCCCTCCCGATTGGCCGATCAACCCCCCAGGGTCATGCCTCGGCCTTGCAGTCCGCACAAGTTGGTCGTCAGCCGAGTTCACACAGACAGCCCAGAGAAGAGGCGTCTCACCACGTTTGGCAGTGCTGGCTGCATCAATCAACCCGACAGGAAGGCGTTCGTCGACAGCCACTCCCAGCGATCGTCACCGAGCACAACTCGACATGCCAGTTTAGGGGACCACAAGGGTCTAGAGACTGATGCACTCGCCGAG GACATAGAGAAAACGATGAACACAGCTCTGCACGAGCTGCGTGAGCTGGAGAGGCAGAACGTGGCCAAACACGCCCCTGATGTTGTCCTGGACACCTTGGAGACGCTCAAACAGCCCGGTGGGGCCCATGATGTGTCCGCCAGCCCGCTGCACACCATGGTGATCAGAGATCCGGACGCAGCCCAGCGGCGCAGCAGCAGCACCTCCTCCTCCGAGACCATGACCACATTTAAGCCTGCTCTGTCGGTGCGCAGACCGAGCGCCCCTCTACGGCCCCCGCCCGTCAGGCCCGTCAGACCTGCTCCTGTGATTGGACTGGGCCAGGGGCCACACCGCTCCAGCAGCTCCGGCTCTTCTGGTCTGGGCAGCCCAGGCATCACCCCCACTGAACGGGTGTTTCCTAAAGCACCCTCCCCATCACCGtccacttcctcctcctcctcggacAAACAAGGCCACATGTAG
- the LOC107385184 gene encoding SLIT-ROBO Rho GTPase-activating protein 3 isoform X1: MSSQAKVKKDKEIIAEYETQVKEIRNQLVEQFRCLEQQSESRLQLLQDLQEFFRRKAELQLEFSRGLDKLAERYSAKIRTSREHQHFKKDQNLLSTVNCWYLVLDQTRRESRDHATLSDIYNNNVIVRLAHVGEDVIRLFKKSKDIGVQMHEELVKVTNELYTVMKTYHMYHSESLSAESKLKEAEKQEEKHIGKSNDISTSLLRYAHDERPQRRSSVKKMEKMKEKRQAKYFENKLKCTKARNDYLLNLAATNALVAKYYIHDVSDMIDCCDLGYHASLARTMRTYLSAEYSLETSRHEGLDLLEGAVDAMDIRGDKLKFMDTHSQIFCPPARFDYQPHVGDEVCQLSAQQPIQTELLMRHHQLQSRLATLKIENEEVKKTLDATMQTLQDMLTVEDVDVSEAFQHSQSTESVKSASSDSYMSKANIAKRRANHQETEGFYFTKYKEYLNGSNLIVKLQAKHDLLKQTLGEGERAEYGTTRPPTLPPKPQKMRKSRPRSIFTHKLFNGNMEAFIQDSAQPIPVVVESCVRYINLYGLQQQGIFRVPGSQVEVNDIKNAFERGEDPLVDDQTDHDINSVAGVLKLYFRGLENPLFPKERFFEFMSTTKVDSDAERARHLQQIIVKCPRPVIVVMRYLFAFLNHLSQYSDENMMDPYNLAICFGPTLMPIPDDQDPVACQAHVNEIIKTVIIHNEAIFPSQRELEGPVYEKCMAGGEEYCESPHSEPGTLDEIDNGTGPNTSDEEFEPIEAIAKFDYVGRSPRELSFKKGASLLLYLRASEDWWEGRHNGVDGLIPHQYIVVQDMDDAFTDNVQKTDGEAYSGPYHNYRVSSRNEHQSPCEHAPENRFGVALGRVRVRSDGADVPRQRNGADNLSPSRLADQPPRVMPRPCSPHKLVVSRVHTDSPEKRRLTTFGSAGCINQPDRKAFVDSHSQRSSPSTTRHASLGDHKGLETDALAEDIEKTMNTALHELRELERQNVAKHAPDVVLDTLETLKQPGGAHDVSASPLHTMVIRDPDAAQRRSSSTSSSETMTTFKPALSVRRPSAPLRPPPVRPVRPAPVIGLGQGPHRSSSSGSSGLGSPGITPTERVFPKAPSPSPSTSSSSSDKQGHM; the protein is encoded by the exons AAAagaccagaatctcctctccaCTGTGAACTGCTGGTATTTGGTTTTGGACCAGACCCGACGGGAGAGCAGGGACCACGCCACTCTCAGTGACATCTACAACAACAACGTCATTGTCCGGTTGGCGCACGTGGGCGAGGATGTCATCAGACTTTTTAAAAAG AGTAAAGACATCGGGGTGCAGATGCACGAAGAgcttgttaaagtcaccaacgagCTCTACACG GTAATGAAGACTTACCACATGTACCACAGTGAGAGTCTGAGTGCTGAGAGCAAACTGAAAGAAGCAGAGAAGCAGGAAGAGAAGCACATCGGGAAGAGTAACGACATCAGCACCAGCCTGCTGCGCTACGCTCACGACGAACGTCCTCAGAGGCGCAGTTCTGTTAAGAAAATGGAGAAAATGAAGGAGAAG AGACAAGCCAAGTACTTTGAAAACAAGCTGAAATGCACAAAAGCTCGGAACGACTATCTCCTCAATCTTGCAGCTACCAATGCTCTAGTGGCCAAGTACTACATCCACGATGTCTCAGACATGATAGAT TGTTGTGACCTAGGATACCATGCAAGCTTGGCGCGTACCATGAGGACCTACCTATCTGCTGAATACAGCCTGGAAACATCTCGCCACGAGGGTCTGGATTTACTGGAGGGTGCAGTAGATGCAATGGACATTCGAGGAGACAAGCTGAAGTTTATGGACACGCACAGTCAGATCTTCTGTCCTCCAGCACGCTTTGACTATCAGCCACATGTGGGCGATGAA GTGTGTCAGTTGAGCGCGCAGCAGCCAATTCAGACTGAGCTCCTGATGCGTCACCACCAGCTGCAGTCTCGCCTTGCCACTCTGAAGATAGAAAATGAAGAG GTAAAGAAGACTCTTGATGCCACCATGCAGACGCTTCAGGACATGCTCACTGTAGAGGATGTTGATGTTTCTGAGGCCTTCCAGCACAGCCAATCAACAGAGTCTGTCAAATCGGCTTCCTCTGACTCATACATGAGCAAGGCAAACATTGCTAAAAGGAGAGCCAATCACCAAGAGACTGAGGGCTTTTACTTTACA aaATATAAGGAGTACTTGAATGGCAGCAATCTCATTGTGAAGCTGCAGGCGAAGCATGACCTCCTAAAGCAAACGTTAGGGGAAG gaGAGAGGGCTGAATATGGAACAACAAG GCCCCCCACTCTTCCCCCTAAACCCCAGAAAATGAGGAAGTCTAGACCTCGCTCCATTTTTACCCATAAGCTGTTTAACGGCAATATGGAGGCCTTCATTCAG GATTCTGCTCAGCCTATACCTGTGGTGGTTGAAAGCTGTGTTCGGTACATCAATCTGTACG GTCTTCAGCAGCAGGGTATATTCCGCGTTCCAGGATCTCAGGTCGAAGTCAATGACATTAAGAATGCATTTGAAAGAG GAGAGGATCCGCTGGTGGACGATCAGACGGATCATGACATCAACTCTGTGGCGGGCGTTCTCAAGCTCTACTTCCGCGGCCTGGAAAACCCGTTGTTCCCCAAAGAGCGTTTTTTCGAATTCATGTCCACCACCA AAGTTGACTCCGATGCAGAAAGAGCTCGTCACCTTCAGCAGATAATTGTGAAATGTCCGCGGCCTGTGATTGTTGTCATGAGATACTTGTTTGCATTTCTGAACCA TCTTTCCCAGTACAGCGATGAGAACATGATGGACCCCTACAACTTAGCGATCTGCTTTGGCCCCACGCTGATGCCCATACCGGATGACCAGGACCCCGTAGCCTGCCAAGCGCACGTTAATGAGATTATTAAGACAGTTATCATCCACAATGAGGCTATCTTCCCAAGCCAGAGAGAGTTAGAGGGACCAGTGTATGAAAAGTGCATGGCTGGAGGGGAAGAGTACTG TGAAAGCCCTCACAGTGAGCCGGGAACCCTTGACGAGATCGACAATGGGACTGGACCAAACACGAGTGATGAAG AGTTTGAGCCGATTGAGGCCATAGCTAAGTTTGACTACGTGGGCCGGAGTCCAAGAGAGCTGTCCTTTAAGAAGGGAGCGTCTTTGCTGCTGTACCTGCGAGCGTCTGAGGACTGGTGGGAGGGTCGACACAACGGGGTGGACGGGCTGATCCCACATCAGTACATTGTAGTGCAGGACAT GGATGATGCGTTCACTGACAACGTTCAGAAGACTGACGGTGAGGCCTACAGCGGACCATATCACAATTACCGGGTCTCCTCTAGAAATGAGCATCAGTCCCCTTGCGAGCATGCACCTGAGAATCGTTTCGGAGTTGCTTTGGGAAG GGTGAGAGTCCGATCAGATGGAGCTGACGTCCCTCGTCAAAGGAATGGTGCAGACAATCTCAGCCCCTCCCGATTGGCCGATCAACCCCCCAGGGTCATGCCTCGGCCTTGCAGTCCGCACAAGTTGGTCGTCAGCCGAGTTCACACAGACAGCCCAGAGAAGAGGCGTCTCACCACGTTTGGCAGTGCTGGCTGCATCAATCAACCCGACAGGAAGGCGTTCGTCGACAGCCACTCCCAGCGATCGTCACCGAGCACAACTCGACATGCCAGTTTAGGGGACCACAAGGGTCTAGAGACTGATGCACTCGCCGAG GACATAGAGAAAACGATGAACACAGCTCTGCACGAGCTGCGTGAGCTGGAGAGGCAGAACGTGGCCAAACACGCCCCTGATGTTGTCCTGGACACCTTGGAGACGCTCAAACAGCCCGGTGGGGCCCATGATGTGTCCGCCAGCCCGCTGCACACCATGGTGATCAGAGATCCGGACGCAGCCCAGCGGCGCAGCAGCAGCACCTCCTCCTCCGAGACCATGACCACATTTAAGCCTGCTCTGTCGGTGCGCAGACCGAGCGCCCCTCTACGGCCCCCGCCCGTCAGGCCCGTCAGACCTGCTCCTGTGATTGGACTGGGCCAGGGGCCACACCGCTCCAGCAGCTCCGGCTCTTCTGGTCTGGGCAGCCCAGGCATCACCCCCACTGAACGGGTGTTTCCTAAAGCACCCTCCCCATCACCGtccacttcctcctcctcctcggacAAACAAGGCCACATGTAG
- the LOC107385184 gene encoding SLIT-ROBO Rho GTPase-activating protein 3 isoform X2 → MSSQAKVKKDKEIIAEYETQVKEIRNQLVEQFRCLEQQSESRLQLLQDLQEFFRRKAELQLEFSRGLDKLAERYSAKIRTSREHQHFKKDQNLLSTVNCWYLVLDQTRRESRDHATLSDIYNNNVIVRLAHVGEDVIRLFKKSKDIGVQMHEELVKVTNELYTVMKTYHMYHSESLSAESKLKEAEKQEEKHIGKSNDISTSLLRYAHDERPQRRSSVKKMEKMKEKRQAKYFENKLKCTKARNDYLLNLAATNALVAKYYIHDVSDMIDCCDLGYHASLARTMRTYLSAEYSLETSRHEGLDLLEGAVDAMDIRGDKLKFMDTHSQIFCPPARFDYQPHVGDEVCQLSAQQPIQTELLMRHHQLQSRLATLKIENEEVKKTLDATMQTLQDMLTVEDVDVSEAFQHSQSTESVKSASSDSYMSKANIAKRRANHQETEGFYFTKYKEYLNGSNLIVKLQAKHDLLKQTLGEGERAEYGTTRPPTLPPKPQKMRKSRPRSIFTHKLFNGNMEAFIQDSAQPIPVVVESCVRYINLYGLQQQGIFRVPGSQVEVNDIKNAFERGEDPLVDDQTDHDINSVAGVLKLYFRGLENPLFPKERFFEFMSTTIDSDAERARHLQQIIVKCPRPVIVVMRYLFAFLNHLSQYSDENMMDPYNLAICFGPTLMPIPDDQDPVACQAHVNEIIKTVIIHNEAIFPSQRELEGPVYEKCMAGGEEYCESPHSEPGTLDEIDNGTGPNTSDEEFEPIEAIAKFDYVGRSPRELSFKKGASLLLYLRASEDWWEGRHNGVDGLIPHQYIVVQDMDDAFTDNVQKTDGEAYSGPYHNYRVSSRNEHQSPCEHAPENRFGVALGRVRVRSDGADVPRQRNGADNLSPSRLADQPPRVMPRPCSPHKLVVSRVHTDSPEKRRLTTFGSAGCINQPDRKAFVDSHSQRSSPSTTRHASLGDHKGLETDALAEDIEKTMNTALHELRELERQNVAKHAPDVVLDTLETLKQPGGAHDVSASPLHTMVIRDPDAAQRRSSSTSSSETMTTFKPALSVRRPSAPLRPPPVRPVRPAPVIGLGQGPHRSSSSGSSGLGSPGITPTERVFPKAPSPSPSTSSSSSDKQGHM, encoded by the exons AAAagaccagaatctcctctccaCTGTGAACTGCTGGTATTTGGTTTTGGACCAGACCCGACGGGAGAGCAGGGACCACGCCACTCTCAGTGACATCTACAACAACAACGTCATTGTCCGGTTGGCGCACGTGGGCGAGGATGTCATCAGACTTTTTAAAAAG AGTAAAGACATCGGGGTGCAGATGCACGAAGAgcttgttaaagtcaccaacgagCTCTACACG GTAATGAAGACTTACCACATGTACCACAGTGAGAGTCTGAGTGCTGAGAGCAAACTGAAAGAAGCAGAGAAGCAGGAAGAGAAGCACATCGGGAAGAGTAACGACATCAGCACCAGCCTGCTGCGCTACGCTCACGACGAACGTCCTCAGAGGCGCAGTTCTGTTAAGAAAATGGAGAAAATGAAGGAGAAG AGACAAGCCAAGTACTTTGAAAACAAGCTGAAATGCACAAAAGCTCGGAACGACTATCTCCTCAATCTTGCAGCTACCAATGCTCTAGTGGCCAAGTACTACATCCACGATGTCTCAGACATGATAGAT TGTTGTGACCTAGGATACCATGCAAGCTTGGCGCGTACCATGAGGACCTACCTATCTGCTGAATACAGCCTGGAAACATCTCGCCACGAGGGTCTGGATTTACTGGAGGGTGCAGTAGATGCAATGGACATTCGAGGAGACAAGCTGAAGTTTATGGACACGCACAGTCAGATCTTCTGTCCTCCAGCACGCTTTGACTATCAGCCACATGTGGGCGATGAA GTGTGTCAGTTGAGCGCGCAGCAGCCAATTCAGACTGAGCTCCTGATGCGTCACCACCAGCTGCAGTCTCGCCTTGCCACTCTGAAGATAGAAAATGAAGAG GTAAAGAAGACTCTTGATGCCACCATGCAGACGCTTCAGGACATGCTCACTGTAGAGGATGTTGATGTTTCTGAGGCCTTCCAGCACAGCCAATCAACAGAGTCTGTCAAATCGGCTTCCTCTGACTCATACATGAGCAAGGCAAACATTGCTAAAAGGAGAGCCAATCACCAAGAGACTGAGGGCTTTTACTTTACA aaATATAAGGAGTACTTGAATGGCAGCAATCTCATTGTGAAGCTGCAGGCGAAGCATGACCTCCTAAAGCAAACGTTAGGGGAAG gaGAGAGGGCTGAATATGGAACAACAAG GCCCCCCACTCTTCCCCCTAAACCCCAGAAAATGAGGAAGTCTAGACCTCGCTCCATTTTTACCCATAAGCTGTTTAACGGCAATATGGAGGCCTTCATTCAG GATTCTGCTCAGCCTATACCTGTGGTGGTTGAAAGCTGTGTTCGGTACATCAATCTGTACG GTCTTCAGCAGCAGGGTATATTCCGCGTTCCAGGATCTCAGGTCGAAGTCAATGACATTAAGAATGCATTTGAAAGAG GAGAGGATCCGCTGGTGGACGATCAGACGGATCATGACATCAACTCTGTGGCGGGCGTTCTCAAGCTCTACTTCCGCGGCCTGGAAAACCCGTTGTTCCCCAAAGAGCGTTTTTTCGAATTCATGTCCACCACCA TTGACTCCGATGCAGAAAGAGCTCGTCACCTTCAGCAGATAATTGTGAAATGTCCGCGGCCTGTGATTGTTGTCATGAGATACTTGTTTGCATTTCTGAACCA TCTTTCCCAGTACAGCGATGAGAACATGATGGACCCCTACAACTTAGCGATCTGCTTTGGCCCCACGCTGATGCCCATACCGGATGACCAGGACCCCGTAGCCTGCCAAGCGCACGTTAATGAGATTATTAAGACAGTTATCATCCACAATGAGGCTATCTTCCCAAGCCAGAGAGAGTTAGAGGGACCAGTGTATGAAAAGTGCATGGCTGGAGGGGAAGAGTACTG TGAAAGCCCTCACAGTGAGCCGGGAACCCTTGACGAGATCGACAATGGGACTGGACCAAACACGAGTGATGAAG AGTTTGAGCCGATTGAGGCCATAGCTAAGTTTGACTACGTGGGCCGGAGTCCAAGAGAGCTGTCCTTTAAGAAGGGAGCGTCTTTGCTGCTGTACCTGCGAGCGTCTGAGGACTGGTGGGAGGGTCGACACAACGGGGTGGACGGGCTGATCCCACATCAGTACATTGTAGTGCAGGACAT GGATGATGCGTTCACTGACAACGTTCAGAAGACTGACGGTGAGGCCTACAGCGGACCATATCACAATTACCGGGTCTCCTCTAGAAATGAGCATCAGTCCCCTTGCGAGCATGCACCTGAGAATCGTTTCGGAGTTGCTTTGGGAAG GGTGAGAGTCCGATCAGATGGAGCTGACGTCCCTCGTCAAAGGAATGGTGCAGACAATCTCAGCCCCTCCCGATTGGCCGATCAACCCCCCAGGGTCATGCCTCGGCCTTGCAGTCCGCACAAGTTGGTCGTCAGCCGAGTTCACACAGACAGCCCAGAGAAGAGGCGTCTCACCACGTTTGGCAGTGCTGGCTGCATCAATCAACCCGACAGGAAGGCGTTCGTCGACAGCCACTCCCAGCGATCGTCACCGAGCACAACTCGACATGCCAGTTTAGGGGACCACAAGGGTCTAGAGACTGATGCACTCGCCGAG GACATAGAGAAAACGATGAACACAGCTCTGCACGAGCTGCGTGAGCTGGAGAGGCAGAACGTGGCCAAACACGCCCCTGATGTTGTCCTGGACACCTTGGAGACGCTCAAACAGCCCGGTGGGGCCCATGATGTGTCCGCCAGCCCGCTGCACACCATGGTGATCAGAGATCCGGACGCAGCCCAGCGGCGCAGCAGCAGCACCTCCTCCTCCGAGACCATGACCACATTTAAGCCTGCTCTGTCGGTGCGCAGACCGAGCGCCCCTCTACGGCCCCCGCCCGTCAGGCCCGTCAGACCTGCTCCTGTGATTGGACTGGGCCAGGGGCCACACCGCTCCAGCAGCTCCGGCTCTTCTGGTCTGGGCAGCCCAGGCATCACCCCCACTGAACGGGTGTTTCCTAAAGCACCCTCCCCATCACCGtccacttcctcctcctcctcggacAAACAAGGCCACATGTAG